A window of Miscanthus floridulus cultivar M001 chromosome 12, ASM1932011v1, whole genome shotgun sequence genomic DNA:
GAGAACCTAGCGCGTCGGGCTCGCCAAACGTGGCGTGGGCGAGGACGGGGTCAGTCTCGCGAGCAGGCGACGAGCGGGACGGGGTGGATGAGTGGGAGGGGCGTTTCGGAAAGAACAAACATGGGCTGTTCAGAGTTGGGAAGTCCGTGAACTCGGAGTATGGACAAGTAATGGAGAACACGTGGGACCCTGATTTGGTTATATGATATCTAGAAATGGCCTAATCATTTTCCTCGCTGATACTAAGTAACATCCCAAGACAAAAAGAAAAAAGTCCTCAACGCCATATATGATGCCCCAAACAAAACATAGCTCATGTCCATGTCATCCGGATCATGTGGATCAATTTTACTCCCCCGTTCCAAACTATAGTGCACCTTAATTTTAGAGAAATACTCGGACGTAGTCGCTTAATTTTATCCTAATCAAGctatttttaattttaaccaaagTTTTTAGAAAATAAATATACTACTTCTATATTTTCAAATAACTGAACTATCAAGCAATAATTCATGTAAAATTTAACTAATTTAGTATGATAGTTGTTGATACATTTTTTTATAATAACTTGGGTCAAATTTAGAGAAATTTGATTTAACACAGACCTAAAGTGAACTGTAATTTGGAATTGAGAGAGTAAACAACAAGATCCAACCTAAGTTGAACTAAGAATAAATTATTCAGCCAAATTCGAGTAGAGTGAACTCGAACATGGGGTTTATACACCAACACTACACATCAAGGTAGTCCCTTAAAGTTTTTTTCCGTATTAGTTAGGTCATTTTGTCAAGTTCCCTAAGTTGGCCTTTTGGGGGTTCAGTGTACCGCAAAAACATGAAATTGACCTATACAACCATAGGTACCTGTTGCACGTGCAGGTTGCAAGATTTTTGTGCGCGGCTCATTTTGTCACAGACGCCTAAATAATTGAGACTGTAGCAAGTAGCCTTCACATGTCCGACAGTATGACTAAGTTGATCCTGACCACATGCTTGAATTCCTCTCGACCAACCACAGATCAGATTTCAGAGGGCATGTTTGTCTCTGTTTGTTCAACTGTCTCCTTCACAGCTTCGCCTTTTTCATTTCTACGAAACGGTATGTTCGTAAGGTCAGAGGGAGATGTTCTTTCTATGGTTCTGGTTTCAGACGACCGGGACTTCTATTTCTATGACTCTGATGGTGTAGTAGCAAAGCTCTGTGTCTTCAGAATGTGCAGACTCTGCTCACAGATATTAGCTGTGGATCGGAGCACTGGAGCTACGGCGAAATGTAACGTGACGGGAGTACGATGCAGCACTAGCTAGCTCGTGGTCTAAGTGGAGTACGTGACAAAAGTCACAGGCACCAACTGTGTCGTGCCGTGCCACTCGTCGGGTTGGAGAAACGGACGGTCCGGATGACACCCATGATGTCCATCCGTCAGACGCGACATGCAAACGTACAATTATTCCAGCGTCCGGCCGTTTACCCACCCCCCATGACTTTGGTATAAACTCCAGCTCCCAGCACGATGGCCAGCGCCCTGCGCCCCTGCAGATCgagagcgcgcgcgcgcgcacgcaCACCGGCAGCGCAACAGTGCGTGGCAGAGCCAAGCGAGCGAACGAACCGCTCGGCGGCCGCGCGTCGGCGTGCGGGCATGGACTGGCACGCGTGGCTGTCGGGGGCGCGGCTGGAGCCGGTGCTGGTGTACAAGTACGCGCTGGTGTTCGCGCGCAACGAGCTGGAGGCCGACGACGTGGCCTTCCTCGACCACGAGCTCCTCCACAGCATGGGCATCTCCGTCGCCAAGCACCGCCTCGAGATCCTCAAGCTCGCCTGGCGCGACCGCCggagccgcgcccgcgcccgcgcccgccccgcGGCGCTGGCCCGCCTCCTCCTCGGCCGCGTCGCCAGGTACGTGCGCTCGCTCGTGCTCTGCGACGAGGACGGCTCCACGGCGCTCGTGCTGGTCCCGACCCAGCAGCTGCAGGCCGACGTCGTCGGCCGCAGCCCGTGCGGAGGCGGCGGTGTCTCCAAGCACAAGCATCAGCGCCGTGGCGGCAAGGCGCTGCGGCGGGCCAAGTCGGAGCCCAAGGGGCCCGCGCCTAGGGCCTCCATCGGCGGAAGGGCCGCCGCGGCCGTGCACGCGGTAGGCGACGTggagggcggcgacggcgacgagatGGTCAGGTGGGACCGCCTGTTCCAGGACCTCAAGCCCAACTGACGCCGCCACCATTTGCCACGTCATCGAAGTGCTGCTGGAACGACGATCAGTGTTCAGAGTGCTAATAACGGTTGTCCTTATGTTTGATAAGTGAGTGTATTTGCTTTGCTGTCGATCAATGTACAGTCTACGCTTGGAACTGGCCATCGGACGTCTGGTTTTGCCGTCTGATGGGCTCTCGGCTCGAAGTTGTTGACGTGTAATAAACATGGTGATCTCTGCAGCCTGCTTCTGTTCTTTCAATTGAACGAGTTTATATCCTGTTCATTTGCATTGCCAGGAGTTCAATCAACACATGATGATGAGCCGCTGTATTTCTGTAGTACAAGTTCGCATGCCAACATCAATTTGGGCCTTTGGGGTTGGTCACTAGTTCCCATGTAGTGGTTACTCGTAGACCGTAGTAGTTTGGTGCGGGCATTTGGTACGTACCATGTACCAACAGTGACCCGTGCTGCCTTGCCTAATCGGTATAGATCGAGCAACCACGCACGTACTACCAGTTTATGGCAGAAACATAGTACCGTATACCCGATCAAGCGACACCATATAACTGCAACGCCATAGTCACCATCAGTTTGCACGACGGCATCTGCTCTTCTTGTTCTTGCAAAGGTTTCAGCGATGGGATCTGCATCACGAACGATAGCCTGCGCTGTCCACGGTAACTTCCAATGAACGCTACCCTCAGGCCAGGAAGCACCCATCAATCAGTATTCAGTACTGTGTTGTACTACCAGAAACTACTGCACCCAACAAACAACCGTACAACAATTCATGTTCCTAAGAGAAACAGTAATACAGATATGGACAGCTGTGACAGTAACAGATGTAAAAAAAAGGTGGTTAATAAAACCTAAAAGTCTCAGTGTGTCCCCGATGTACTGGCTTGTGCAGGTTGAACCACCGTGGAAGAGATCCACGTGAGTACGTGAGGAAATCATCGTACTCAAACTCAATGCTACAGTAGTGTTGATGGTTTCCATTTCCCAGGCAGACTGCAAGCTGACACTGATACAGTCACGGATCCTTAAAATAAAGAGTCCAATGTAACAGGAAGTAATTGgcaaataagtttttttttttgacaaattgGCAAATAAGTTTGTGAAACTGATCACTTCCCAATATGAAGCTGAAACATGACCTAAAAACTACTAATGTACTACTTACCCAGTTACCTTTGTTAAGACAGCGGCACGTGCTTCGGAAGTTCGTAGAAGTTGTTTGTATGCAGAGTTGCAAACCGCCAAACAGGATGCCTGGCACTTCTTTCCTCTCTCCGTCCTAAGTAATTGTTTTCACTCATCGAGAAACAACtctaactaaatatataaaaatactaatatttatggtacaaaattaacattattagatagatcgttcaatctattttcataataaatttacttagatatataaatgttgtatgtattttctataaacctagcTAAACTTACGACACAGAAACAAAAATCGATAGTTATTTAGGGAAGAAGGTAGTATGTTTTTCTTCATTTACTAGCCCTGACGATCCCACATCTGAATACTGATGTTATCCACCTCGCAAATTTTGTTGCCACAATCGCAAAAGCTACCCTTGAAATTGGCGTCGACGAGGAGTGGCCCAGCTAGTTTGCATTTCTATCATCTTCCATGTTTTTTAAAATTTCGTTTTCAAAGGTAAAAATGAAAATCAATAGTAATATTTCCTAGTGCTAGACATCTATCTCattatactaattatgtactacaaatattaatatttttttgtatatatttgattAAAGTTAAAAACGGTTGACTCCTTGAAAACGAGAACGACACTCATTTTGAGACGGAAGGAGCAGGCACCACTGTAACCAATTCCACCATCCTCAGATCAGCGAAGGTGCCGCCAATGCAAATGCTGATATGGGTGAAgttgtcaatgcaaatgacccaTGAGATTGGCTACTTCCACACGTGCAATGAAGACGAGTGCTTGTATGATGTATTTGTATCTTATCTCTTCtttgttgctttactctttagACCTTAATCTAGATGGATTCTGGACTCATAGAGAGGTGTAATGGCTTGTGCACCTATGATATTTATAAATGTTGCTTTTACTCAATACCCAAATCGAAGgtctagcgtccggacgtccggacggAAGGCGTGTGCAGACGCAACTCCCGAGCCTCCTCTGTCACGCGCCTACGGGAAAACGGCTCGCTCGCACATGCCGTGGTGACCACCTGAGCCTGCTCCGCTTTCACGCGCCTGCATGCACACATGGCAGCATCAGCACAAGCCGACGCCGTGCACGCAGCACCAGCAGGTGGCACAGTGACCCATGCAGCGACAACAAAAACATACTTTTGAAACATGCAGTAACCCACGATGACCAAGCCCGCATGCACACAtacagcagcagcaccagcatgCGGCGTGGTCACGCACCCACATGCACGTAGCACCAGGCGGCGCGGTGACCCATGCAGCAGCATGCAGTATACTTTTGAAACATACGGTGACCCACGtagcagcagcaccaccaccacgcaATCGCAACATGTGCTCCCccgagatctacttttgaaacatccaaatgaaacatttataacatatgtctgaaacagaacaaacacttgaaacatgtgtgtatagccatagcaacatatgcaacatctagatctacttttgcaacatccatatgaaacacttacaacataagtCCGAAAACACtcaaaacatacgtgtatagccatagcaacatatgcaacatccatataaaacacttgaaacatacgtccaAAACACCTgagacacttgaaacataggcttgcaacatgtgtatgtTATCATTGTAACATATACAACATCtcagatatacttttgcaacattaagATGAAATACATGAACCATAAgcctgaaacacctgaaacatttaAAGCACGACGTCGCCGACGGCCACGACCTACACGGTGAGGAACTACGGTAGTCACCAAGCTCAGGTCAGGGGGACGTCGCTCCCCAGTCGCTCCTCTTGCGATTCTCCTGTGCATGCTCGCGCCCCAGGCTCACGCCCATCGGCGCTACCCCACTGTTGCTACTCTAGTGCCGCTGCTCGCTCGGCCGTAGTCGTCTAGCACCGTCCGCTCACGGGGGATGGGGCACGGCGCGGCAGGCAATGGGGTGCGGCGCGGTGGGGGAaggtgtgggggtataacccctgaTACCAGTGGGACTGTACATGGgccgagccgctaggggaggtctagcccataagaCTGCGCATGGGCCACGCCACAGGTGGAGGCCTAGCCTACAAGATGAGGCTGTGAGAGGTACGACACAGGTCGGCGTGCCTCGCAAGACTGTGTGAAGATCTTTGATGGCCTAGGAAACCTGCTCGGATATGGCAGATCTCGTAATATCTATAACTTCCTATCTTATAaaaccgatcaggatagaaacaactgatctgtaaccctaccccctgtggcagaaccgcctggaaTAGCACActtccggaggcgctcgtcttccaccagacactaagcaccctgaaagctggctacatcggacagttccatcgagcacaccccacgaGAGAACTCAAACCATCCatatttttcctctaggatccaataatgagaacaagtttacatcacttagtccatttcatacaacaagagttcttagaaatacattattacaataccaagttcagagtgcagaatttaaacaacggaattacaataaacatctaacggtaagatacaaggatctatctgtgcccaccagaagaatcctccacacaacagtcattcctcaagctgcacctgcaacaggggtaaataaaccctgagtacacaatgtactcgcaagacttacccgactagtgggaataatttttcgactccaaagtatatgataagctttatggtttgtggggtttcctttttgcaaaaaaacattactagtagtgaatccttatgcatgtattttattagcagtcatgattaattcattagctaaccattctaggtaagcacctgttctactttcaagcaagagttgagcaatcagatccattcattccctttcatcttctagttcttactacggtgctaaattATAGACAAGTTGTACCATATTAcacggcgattcgtgaaccaatgtagcccagctgggtaccccgaaacacacgccctgcttataccccaggcacaacaggaccaacccaccactctcctgtcaaggggtctaggtccccgtccaaacatggactctaagcccccatacCTGAGTCTTAGACtcagcgtggtgcttagacctccaccatcctcgcctccaatcaatcggtccgaaaagagccgaaacccacgacaagagagcaacgagcatttccactcccataagcaagtatatgcttaggataataagtttgtgacctgactagaatccaatgcaacggccggtccttaaccgacacggacagggaaaatagtgtaacgaagctatgccccgttagccgtagaacacaacctcttacacccaccaatacgcataccatatccctgcccggtcttcatttcctttcaccattttatcatgagagtgataataataatcacctattatgagtaacggtaggttactcacgctatcgaaaaAACTAAGCATAGCAGttactcgacctaagctagtaggactcataggtaggtatatctatgcatgtagtttcaacaataagcctataacataaatgcacatcacatacatatatatccagtgattattcaaaataagggctatgcaccggggcttaccttgggTAGGCGCGATGTCAGCTCAgctcagtcagtggtggctctgggacctcctcctgcacgagaatctcctcgtactcctcgatcacctcctcgtactcttgcTCGCCCgtggtcatgaactccaccaactcctGTCCGCAATATGCACCTTTATCCCGGTTTTATGTGTACAAGTAAGGAGGCGATTCTACGGAAaaaaggaggtggaggagataaTTGATTGTACGACGGGCATATGTGGCTTATGATTAGATACAGTATGTTTTGGTGTTTAGTTTGATTTGTTTAGCGAGGAAGGGAGCAAGTCGCCGGAAAGAGATTGTGGATTGAAACTGCAATAGTTTAGTGGGAGTTCGGTATCCATGATTGGGGAGTTAGCTggttgaaggaccggaaacggcgaccagaggggagggtgaatgggagcctcaaatttcttttgaaatcttcgaccactgtcctaACATCAATCCTCTaaaagcatacacgaaagacttgatgaccacgaccctagagaagggtggatgctccctcagaacacagcgggtcaccacagagcaaacggaacacagatcgaagcccaaacgagcaaactcccaaaagaaaacagcacttctcctacaaatatcggacacgtccggtattatattggacacgtccggtattttcggacacgtccggtatgatctcggacacgtccggtattttcagcagcaagctgaccaaaagagaaaaatccaaaaccccgtcaaatggtgtccaaaaatcatgaaattttaaccatagctctttagacaccaatggaaggtctccaccaaatttcagctcaaaactccaaagtgagaaatatcggacacgtcctagatcatatcggacgcgtccggtatgaacgagcagtttctcgggaaaaatcaaattaagccataacttgatcaaatcaactccaaatgacttgaaactttgcacaagggttcacaagcgagtagaaaggcaacctctaaaggatcatggcccaaaacaaaccctaactccgtgaatcgaaagaattgaagaatcccccaaaaaataggtcaagaacttaaattgctcggatctgcgatctcgtgaggaattagtggatttccttcggtggaaagcttctactcatgtcattgatcgatccaaggcaacaagaacgaaccaaaaccatcccaaaacaAAGAAATGAGAGGGAaaacaagaggggacaaaagaagctcgtgaagaacaccaaaatcacatcaagaacacaactaaatcatgaatcccggagggcatacggtggttacggccaccgattccttcaaaaccaagtcacaatttgagttgtggacctctctcatacatggaagcaaactagaggaagaaaccctaaaggagaaaatgaaaactagaggaggtgagggagatgggggctccctcatcctatttaacagggctattacacattcccagttttacccctggatacaaatgagttgaaccgctaaacccaagggcgttgttgtccaacccggtgtaatcttgatccgacggccaccgcgccttctcatcggtagcttcgccttgacgcgaactccccgatgccacCACGTGCCGTCcatccctcctcggaacctccgcccgggttttgaggcccaaacccataaaccgtccatccgatggttttgaggtcc
This region includes:
- the LOC136498485 gene encoding uncharacterized protein, coding for MDWHAWLSGARLEPVLVYKYALVFARNELEADDVAFLDHELLHSMGISVAKHRLEILKLAWRDRRSRARARARPAALARLLLGRVARYVRSLVLCDEDGSTALVLVPTQQLQADVVGRSPCGGGGVSKHKHQRRGGKALRRAKSEPKGPAPRASIGGRAAAAVHAVGDVEGGDGDEMVRWDRLFQDLKPN